One genomic region from Electrophorus electricus isolate fEleEle1 chromosome 23, fEleEle1.pri, whole genome shotgun sequence encodes:
- the rgl1 gene encoding ral guanine nucleotide dissociation stimulator-like 1 isoform X2 — MLKKELSTNLRSSVQDWGEEVEEGAVYSVTLKRTQIQQAANKGARWLGVEGDRLPPGHTVSQMETCKIRSIRAGTLERLVETLLTAYGDNDLTYTSVFLSTFRTFSTTQSVLQLLLDRYGDMKVCDGDNFHHQTGESKGAVRTMLASILRTWLDQCPEDFREPPSYPSLCRVLGFVQRSMPSSELTRRAHALLEQLQAQTGPENDTDGGFHGNSPFCLGEDEEVEIELQEDFLSFSADLVAEQLTYMDAVLFKKVVPHHCLGSVWSQRDKKENKQAAPSVRATIAQFNAVAACVVSTVLRPRCLRPHLRSRIVQRWIDVAQECRIRKNFSSLKAIVSALQSNPIYRLKRTWASVHKDSMQMFEELSDIFSDHNNYLTSRELLMREGTSKFASLDNGVKEHQKRSQKKLQLQKEAGDMQGTIPYLGTFLTDLTMLDTALPDLVEGGLINFEKRRREFEVIAQIKLLQSACNSYCLSPDSAFLRWFRNQPQHTEEESYALSCGVEGLGDSSPTSPKSRTSMVKRLSLLFLGTDTTASSSPVRETPRSPPTGSSGESMDSVSVSSSDSNPSDSEGLTPTHTLHTQMKKLSESSSCTSLHSMDTSSSSASGPASLTSACVHRRCVSLMPLSPVLPASPVLTPTYNTQTHDACIVRVSLEQGNGNLYKSIMLTSQDKTPAVIGRAMAKHNLDEEQVESYELVQVINEDRELVIPDNANVFYAMNTSVNFDFVLRVRGSSRRPVQLRSRCSSALPRPQQRASLSLRLSKVML, encoded by the exons ATGTTGAAGAAAGAACTCTCCACTaacttgcgt AGCTCGGTGCAGGACTGGGGAGAGGAGGTCGAGGAGGGGGCCGTTTACAGCGTGACACTAAAGAGGACCCAAATCCAACAGGCGGCCAACAAAGGAGCGCGATGgctgggg gTGGAGGGAGACCGCCTGCCCCCGGGTCACACGGTCAGTCAGATGGAGACATGCAAGATCCGGAGTATCCGTGCGGGGACGCTGGAGCGTCTCGTGGAGACGCTGCTCACCGCGTACGGGGACAATGACCTCACTTACACAAGCGTCTTCCTGTCCACATTCAGAACCTTCTCTACCACTCAGAGTGTTCTGCAGCTGCTGCTCgacag GTATGGGGATATGAAAGTGTGTGATGGGGACAACTTTCATCACCAAACAGGTGAAAGCAAAGGAGCCGTGAGAAC TATGTTGGCGTCCATCCTCAGAACGTGGTTGGACCAGTGCCCGGAGGACTTCCGGGAGCCTCCGTCCTACCCCAGCCTGTGCAGGGTGCTGGGCTTCGTGCAGAGGTCCATGCCCAGCTCGGAGCTCACGCGGCGGGCACACGCcctgctggagcagctgcaggccCAGACCGGCCCGGAGAACGACACGGATG gaggtttccatggcaacagcccTTTCTGCCTcggagaggatgaagaggtgGAGATCGAGCTGCAGGAGGACTTCCTGTCCTTTAGCGCTGACCTAGTGGCTGAACAGCTCACCTACATGGACGCG GTGCTCTTTAAGAAAGTGGTGCCCCACCATTGTCTCGGCTCTGTGTGGTCTCAGCGAGACAAGAAGGAGAATAAGCAAGCTGCTCCCAGCGTCCGCGCCACCATCGCCCAGTTCAACGCTGTGGCGGCCTGTGTGGTCAGCACCGTCCTCCGCCCGCGCTGTCTACGGCCACACCTGCGCTCGCGCATCGTCCAGCGCTGGATCGACGTGGCACAG GAGTGCCGTATCCGTAAGAACTTCTCCTCCCTGAAAGCCATCGTCTCTGCGTTGCAGTCCAACCCCATCTACAGGCTAAAGCGCACCTGGGCCAGTGTGCACAA AGACAGCATGCAGATGTTTGAGGAGCTCTCAGACATTTTCTCCGACCACAACAATTACCTGACCAGTCGAGAACTTCTGATGAGG GAGGGCACGTCGAAGTTCGCCAGCCTGGACAATGGTGTCAAAGAGCACCAGAAACGCTCACAGAAAAAACTACAGCTGCAAAAGGAGGCG GGAGACATGCAGGGGACGATTCCTTATCTGGGAACGTTTCTGACTGACCTGACGATGCTCGACACGGCACTGCCCGACCTAGTGGAG ggtGGCCTGATCAACTttgagaagaggaggagg GAGTTTGAAGTGATTGCTCAGATCAAGCTGTTGCAGTCTGCCTGTAACAGCTACTGTCTGAGCCCTGACTCTGCGTTCCTGCGCTGGTTCAGAAACcaaccacagcacacagaggaggagag TTATGCTCTGTCGTGCGGCGTCGAAGGGCTCGGTGACAGCAGTCCCACGTCTCCGAAGTCTCGCACGAGCATGGTGAAGAGACTGAGTCT ACTTTTCTTGGGAACTGATACCACAGCTTCAAGTTCCCCAGTGAGAGAAACACCCAGGTCGCCCCCTACTGGCAGCTCAGGGGAGAGCATGGACTCAGTCAGTGTGTCCTCCAGTGACTCCAACCCTTCTGACAGCGAGGgcctgacacccacacacactcttcacacacagatgaagaag TTGTCCGAGTCTTCCTCGTGCACGTCCCTCCACTCCATGGACACGTCATCGTCGTCGGCAAGTGGGCCAGCCTCTTTGACCTCGGCCTGTGTCCACCGGCGCTGCGTCTCCCTCATGCCGCTGTCGCCTGTCTTGCCTGCATCTCCGGTCCTGACGCCCACCTACAACACCCAGACCCATGACGCCTGCATCGTCAGAGTGAGCCTGGAGCAGGGCAATGGGAACCTGTATAAGAGCATCATG CTGACGAGTCAGGACAAAACACCAGCAGTGATTGGCAGGGCCATGGCAAAACACAACCTGGACGAGGAGCAAGTGGAAAGTTACGAGCTGGTCCAGGTCATTAACGAGGACAGAG aGCTCGTGATCCCAGATAATGCCAACGTCTTCTACGCCATGAACACCTCCGTGAACTTTGACTTCGTGCTGCGTGTGCGCGGGTCGTCACGGCGACCGGTTCAGCTGCGCTCTCGCTGCAGTTCCGCACTCCCCCGCCCACAGCAGCGTGCCAGCCTATCCCTCAGGCTCAGCAAGGTCATgctatga
- the rgl1 gene encoding ral guanine nucleotide dissociation stimulator-like 1 isoform X3 gives MKFAWKAKMSSVQDWGEEVEEGAVYSVTLKRTQIQQAANKGARWLGVEGDRLPPGHTVSQMETCKIRSIRAGTLERLVETLLTAYGDNDLTYTSVFLSTFRTFSTTQSVLQLLLDRYGDMKVCDGDNFHHQTGESKGAVRTMLASILRTWLDQCPEDFREPPSYPSLCRVLGFVQRSMPSSELTRRAHALLEQLQAQTGPENDTDGGFHGNSPFCLGEDEEVEIELQEDFLSFSADLVAEQLTYMDAVLFKKVVPHHCLGSVWSQRDKKENKQAAPSVRATIAQFNAVAACVVSTVLRPRCLRPHLRSRIVQRWIDVAQECRIRKNFSSLKAIVSALQSNPIYRLKRTWASVHKDSMQMFEELSDIFSDHNNYLTSRELLMREGTSKFASLDNGVKEHQKRSQKKLQLQKEAGDMQGTIPYLGTFLTDLTMLDTALPDLVEGGLINFEKRRREFEVIAQIKLLQSACNSYCLSPDSAFLRWFRNQPQHTEEESYALSCGVEGLGDSSPTSPKSRTSMVKRLSLLFLGTDTTASSSPVRETPRSPPTGSSGESMDSVSVSSSDSNPSDSEGLTPTHTLHTQMKKLSESSSCTSLHSMDTSSSSASGPASLTSACVHRRCVSLMPLSPVLPASPVLTPTYNTQTHDACIVRVSLEQGNGNLYKSIMLTSQDKTPAVIGRAMAKHNLDEEQVESYELVQVINEDRELVIPDNANVFYAMNTSVNFDFVLRVRGSSRRPVQLRSRCSSALPRPQQRASLSLRLSKVML, from the exons ATGAAATTCGCCTGGAAAGCTAAGATG AGCTCGGTGCAGGACTGGGGAGAGGAGGTCGAGGAGGGGGCCGTTTACAGCGTGACACTAAAGAGGACCCAAATCCAACAGGCGGCCAACAAAGGAGCGCGATGgctgggg gTGGAGGGAGACCGCCTGCCCCCGGGTCACACGGTCAGTCAGATGGAGACATGCAAGATCCGGAGTATCCGTGCGGGGACGCTGGAGCGTCTCGTGGAGACGCTGCTCACCGCGTACGGGGACAATGACCTCACTTACACAAGCGTCTTCCTGTCCACATTCAGAACCTTCTCTACCACTCAGAGTGTTCTGCAGCTGCTGCTCgacag GTATGGGGATATGAAAGTGTGTGATGGGGACAACTTTCATCACCAAACAGGTGAAAGCAAAGGAGCCGTGAGAAC TATGTTGGCGTCCATCCTCAGAACGTGGTTGGACCAGTGCCCGGAGGACTTCCGGGAGCCTCCGTCCTACCCCAGCCTGTGCAGGGTGCTGGGCTTCGTGCAGAGGTCCATGCCCAGCTCGGAGCTCACGCGGCGGGCACACGCcctgctggagcagctgcaggccCAGACCGGCCCGGAGAACGACACGGATG gaggtttccatggcaacagcccTTTCTGCCTcggagaggatgaagaggtgGAGATCGAGCTGCAGGAGGACTTCCTGTCCTTTAGCGCTGACCTAGTGGCTGAACAGCTCACCTACATGGACGCG GTGCTCTTTAAGAAAGTGGTGCCCCACCATTGTCTCGGCTCTGTGTGGTCTCAGCGAGACAAGAAGGAGAATAAGCAAGCTGCTCCCAGCGTCCGCGCCACCATCGCCCAGTTCAACGCTGTGGCGGCCTGTGTGGTCAGCACCGTCCTCCGCCCGCGCTGTCTACGGCCACACCTGCGCTCGCGCATCGTCCAGCGCTGGATCGACGTGGCACAG GAGTGCCGTATCCGTAAGAACTTCTCCTCCCTGAAAGCCATCGTCTCTGCGTTGCAGTCCAACCCCATCTACAGGCTAAAGCGCACCTGGGCCAGTGTGCACAA AGACAGCATGCAGATGTTTGAGGAGCTCTCAGACATTTTCTCCGACCACAACAATTACCTGACCAGTCGAGAACTTCTGATGAGG GAGGGCACGTCGAAGTTCGCCAGCCTGGACAATGGTGTCAAAGAGCACCAGAAACGCTCACAGAAAAAACTACAGCTGCAAAAGGAGGCG GGAGACATGCAGGGGACGATTCCTTATCTGGGAACGTTTCTGACTGACCTGACGATGCTCGACACGGCACTGCCCGACCTAGTGGAG ggtGGCCTGATCAACTttgagaagaggaggagg GAGTTTGAAGTGATTGCTCAGATCAAGCTGTTGCAGTCTGCCTGTAACAGCTACTGTCTGAGCCCTGACTCTGCGTTCCTGCGCTGGTTCAGAAACcaaccacagcacacagaggaggagag TTATGCTCTGTCGTGCGGCGTCGAAGGGCTCGGTGACAGCAGTCCCACGTCTCCGAAGTCTCGCACGAGCATGGTGAAGAGACTGAGTCT ACTTTTCTTGGGAACTGATACCACAGCTTCAAGTTCCCCAGTGAGAGAAACACCCAGGTCGCCCCCTACTGGCAGCTCAGGGGAGAGCATGGACTCAGTCAGTGTGTCCTCCAGTGACTCCAACCCTTCTGACAGCGAGGgcctgacacccacacacactcttcacacacagatgaagaag TTGTCCGAGTCTTCCTCGTGCACGTCCCTCCACTCCATGGACACGTCATCGTCGTCGGCAAGTGGGCCAGCCTCTTTGACCTCGGCCTGTGTCCACCGGCGCTGCGTCTCCCTCATGCCGCTGTCGCCTGTCTTGCCTGCATCTCCGGTCCTGACGCCCACCTACAACACCCAGACCCATGACGCCTGCATCGTCAGAGTGAGCCTGGAGCAGGGCAATGGGAACCTGTATAAGAGCATCATG CTGACGAGTCAGGACAAAACACCAGCAGTGATTGGCAGGGCCATGGCAAAACACAACCTGGACGAGGAGCAAGTGGAAAGTTACGAGCTGGTCCAGGTCATTAACGAGGACAGAG aGCTCGTGATCCCAGATAATGCCAACGTCTTCTACGCCATGAACACCTCCGTGAACTTTGACTTCGTGCTGCGTGTGCGCGGGTCGTCACGGCGACCGGTTCAGCTGCGCTCTCGCTGCAGTTCCGCACTCCCCCGCCCACAGCAGCGTGCCAGCCTATCCCTCAGGCTCAGCAAGGTCATgctatga
- the rgl1 gene encoding ral guanine nucleotide dissociation stimulator-like 1 isoform X1 — MISQYPLASLLPLPLELDGLTRGGVTLQRYQPRSPDCSLRHWSSVQDWGEEVEEGAVYSVTLKRTQIQQAANKGARWLGVEGDRLPPGHTVSQMETCKIRSIRAGTLERLVETLLTAYGDNDLTYTSVFLSTFRTFSTTQSVLQLLLDRYGDMKVCDGDNFHHQTGESKGAVRTMLASILRTWLDQCPEDFREPPSYPSLCRVLGFVQRSMPSSELTRRAHALLEQLQAQTGPENDTDGGFHGNSPFCLGEDEEVEIELQEDFLSFSADLVAEQLTYMDAVLFKKVVPHHCLGSVWSQRDKKENKQAAPSVRATIAQFNAVAACVVSTVLRPRCLRPHLRSRIVQRWIDVAQECRIRKNFSSLKAIVSALQSNPIYRLKRTWASVHKDSMQMFEELSDIFSDHNNYLTSRELLMREGTSKFASLDNGVKEHQKRSQKKLQLQKEAGDMQGTIPYLGTFLTDLTMLDTALPDLVEGGLINFEKRRREFEVIAQIKLLQSACNSYCLSPDSAFLRWFRNQPQHTEEESYALSCGVEGLGDSSPTSPKSRTSMVKRLSLLFLGTDTTASSSPVRETPRSPPTGSSGESMDSVSVSSSDSNPSDSEGLTPTHTLHTQMKKLSESSSCTSLHSMDTSSSSASGPASLTSACVHRRCVSLMPLSPVLPASPVLTPTYNTQTHDACIVRVSLEQGNGNLYKSIMLTSQDKTPAVIGRAMAKHNLDEEQVESYELVQVINEDRELVIPDNANVFYAMNTSVNFDFVLRVRGSSRRPVQLRSRCSSALPRPQQRASLSLRLSKVML; from the exons ATGATCTCTCAGTACCCACTGGCATCTCTGCTGCCGCTGCCTCTGGAGCTGGACGGGCTCACGCGGGGAGGAGTGACCCTGCAGAGGTACCAGCCACGCTCCCCAGACTGCAGCCTTCGACACTGG AGCTCGGTGCAGGACTGGGGAGAGGAGGTCGAGGAGGGGGCCGTTTACAGCGTGACACTAAAGAGGACCCAAATCCAACAGGCGGCCAACAAAGGAGCGCGATGgctgggg gTGGAGGGAGACCGCCTGCCCCCGGGTCACACGGTCAGTCAGATGGAGACATGCAAGATCCGGAGTATCCGTGCGGGGACGCTGGAGCGTCTCGTGGAGACGCTGCTCACCGCGTACGGGGACAATGACCTCACTTACACAAGCGTCTTCCTGTCCACATTCAGAACCTTCTCTACCACTCAGAGTGTTCTGCAGCTGCTGCTCgacag GTATGGGGATATGAAAGTGTGTGATGGGGACAACTTTCATCACCAAACAGGTGAAAGCAAAGGAGCCGTGAGAAC TATGTTGGCGTCCATCCTCAGAACGTGGTTGGACCAGTGCCCGGAGGACTTCCGGGAGCCTCCGTCCTACCCCAGCCTGTGCAGGGTGCTGGGCTTCGTGCAGAGGTCCATGCCCAGCTCGGAGCTCACGCGGCGGGCACACGCcctgctggagcagctgcaggccCAGACCGGCCCGGAGAACGACACGGATG gaggtttccatggcaacagcccTTTCTGCCTcggagaggatgaagaggtgGAGATCGAGCTGCAGGAGGACTTCCTGTCCTTTAGCGCTGACCTAGTGGCTGAACAGCTCACCTACATGGACGCG GTGCTCTTTAAGAAAGTGGTGCCCCACCATTGTCTCGGCTCTGTGTGGTCTCAGCGAGACAAGAAGGAGAATAAGCAAGCTGCTCCCAGCGTCCGCGCCACCATCGCCCAGTTCAACGCTGTGGCGGCCTGTGTGGTCAGCACCGTCCTCCGCCCGCGCTGTCTACGGCCACACCTGCGCTCGCGCATCGTCCAGCGCTGGATCGACGTGGCACAG GAGTGCCGTATCCGTAAGAACTTCTCCTCCCTGAAAGCCATCGTCTCTGCGTTGCAGTCCAACCCCATCTACAGGCTAAAGCGCACCTGGGCCAGTGTGCACAA AGACAGCATGCAGATGTTTGAGGAGCTCTCAGACATTTTCTCCGACCACAACAATTACCTGACCAGTCGAGAACTTCTGATGAGG GAGGGCACGTCGAAGTTCGCCAGCCTGGACAATGGTGTCAAAGAGCACCAGAAACGCTCACAGAAAAAACTACAGCTGCAAAAGGAGGCG GGAGACATGCAGGGGACGATTCCTTATCTGGGAACGTTTCTGACTGACCTGACGATGCTCGACACGGCACTGCCCGACCTAGTGGAG ggtGGCCTGATCAACTttgagaagaggaggagg GAGTTTGAAGTGATTGCTCAGATCAAGCTGTTGCAGTCTGCCTGTAACAGCTACTGTCTGAGCCCTGACTCTGCGTTCCTGCGCTGGTTCAGAAACcaaccacagcacacagaggaggagag TTATGCTCTGTCGTGCGGCGTCGAAGGGCTCGGTGACAGCAGTCCCACGTCTCCGAAGTCTCGCACGAGCATGGTGAAGAGACTGAGTCT ACTTTTCTTGGGAACTGATACCACAGCTTCAAGTTCCCCAGTGAGAGAAACACCCAGGTCGCCCCCTACTGGCAGCTCAGGGGAGAGCATGGACTCAGTCAGTGTGTCCTCCAGTGACTCCAACCCTTCTGACAGCGAGGgcctgacacccacacacactcttcacacacagatgaagaag TTGTCCGAGTCTTCCTCGTGCACGTCCCTCCACTCCATGGACACGTCATCGTCGTCGGCAAGTGGGCCAGCCTCTTTGACCTCGGCCTGTGTCCACCGGCGCTGCGTCTCCCTCATGCCGCTGTCGCCTGTCTTGCCTGCATCTCCGGTCCTGACGCCCACCTACAACACCCAGACCCATGACGCCTGCATCGTCAGAGTGAGCCTGGAGCAGGGCAATGGGAACCTGTATAAGAGCATCATG CTGACGAGTCAGGACAAAACACCAGCAGTGATTGGCAGGGCCATGGCAAAACACAACCTGGACGAGGAGCAAGTGGAAAGTTACGAGCTGGTCCAGGTCATTAACGAGGACAGAG aGCTCGTGATCCCAGATAATGCCAACGTCTTCTACGCCATGAACACCTCCGTGAACTTTGACTTCGTGCTGCGTGTGCGCGGGTCGTCACGGCGACCGGTTCAGCTGCGCTCTCGCTGCAGTTCCGCACTCCCCCGCCCACAGCAGCGTGCCAGCCTATCCCTCAGGCTCAGCAAGGTCATgctatga